A window of Ignicoccus hospitalis KIN4/I contains these coding sequences:
- a CDS encoding choice-of-anchor V domain-containing protein encodes MRALLAALTLIVVTFAMSNGAPTLSCTQCHVDAKAIPPKDLVVEGIPKYYEPGKIYNITVKILDVNPCNPEVMAGCGGFAVHPSAGELVQTDKVNTIIAHNPVDGVYITHSERGHMKREWRFAWKAPSKPQPVEFKVAALAANGDATPFGDYYGAKVIKTYPVGWTGPANGGGAGTGAPEVGVASSSKVLKEIKNLLLVSIFTQSVTLAFVIALLALNLLKKRGT; translated from the coding sequence TTGAGGGCTCTCTTGGCCGCGCTGACCTTAATTGTGGTGACCTTCGCGATGAGCAACGGCGCGCCCACCTTGAGCTGCACCCAGTGCCACGTGGACGCGAAGGCGATCCCTCCGAAGGACTTGGTAGTGGAGGGGATCCCCAAGTACTACGAGCCCGGGAAGATTTACAACATAACTGTGAAGATACTGGACGTGAACCCGTGCAACCCGGAGGTGATGGCGGGGTGTGGGGGCTTCGCCGTTCACCCGAGTGCGGGCGAGCTCGTACAGACTGATAAGGTAAACACCATAATTGCCCACAACCCCGTGGACGGGGTGTACATAACCCACAGCGAACGAGGCCACATGAAGAGGGAGTGGCGCTTCGCTTGGAAGGCCCCCTCTAAGCCCCAGCCCGTAGAGTTCAAGGTAGCCGCCCTAGCGGCGAACGGGGACGCGACCCCCTTCGGGGACTACTACGGGGCCAAGGTGATCAAGACCTACCCCGTGGGCTGGACCGGGCCCGCTAACGGCGGAGGGGCCGGGACCGGGGCACCCGAGGTCGGAGTGGCCTCTTCCTCCAAAGTGTTAAAAGAAATAAAGAACTTGTTGTTGGTATCCATATTTACTCAGTCCGTAACGCTCGCTTTCGTGATAGCACTGCTGGCCTTGAACTTGCTCAAGAAGAGGGGCACTTGA
- a CDS encoding DNA topoisomerase IV subunit A, protein MASQVDLMARKRAINTFFEKFKVLIDKIRKGEEPALEILSRTKANVVYDSDKKMLMPGERTILRKFLDKGEAKKFTNTLLMASLIYEALLNDEYPTIRDLYYRGKHTIIYRDLRGRKREENTWDEQKESDALIVDVEVYTGMLREEMLILSKEKGKVVGDMRIRSGDDVIDLSKMGHGAYAIEPTPDLIDFIDVNAEYVLVIEKDAVFQQLHRIKFWQRNNCILISTSGQPDRATRRFIRRLNEELGLPVYVLTDADPYGWYIFSVIRSGSINLSFESERLATPNAKFLGVSMSDVFEKNWLSPKERKNVIIVAKDRDIKRAYEMMKYEWFKNSPKWMHELKLFLKEKKKLEIEALAVKGLKFLAEVYLPQKIQTKDWIE, encoded by the coding sequence GTGGCTTCCCAAGTAGACTTAATGGCGCGCAAGAGAGCGATAAACACCTTCTTCGAGAAGTTCAAGGTGCTTATAGATAAAATAAGGAAGGGGGAGGAGCCCGCGCTGGAGATACTGTCCAGAACCAAGGCGAACGTGGTTTACGACAGCGACAAGAAGATGCTGATGCCGGGCGAGAGGACAATACTGAGGAAGTTCTTGGACAAGGGGGAGGCCAAGAAGTTCACTAACACCCTCCTCATGGCTTCCTTGATATATGAGGCCTTGTTGAACGACGAGTACCCGACCATACGTGACTTGTACTACAGAGGCAAGCACACCATAATCTACAGGGACCTAAGGGGGAGAAAGAGGGAAGAGAACACTTGGGACGAGCAGAAGGAGAGCGACGCGCTGATAGTGGACGTAGAGGTATACACCGGAATGTTGAGGGAGGAGATGTTAATATTGAGTAAGGAGAAGGGCAAGGTAGTAGGCGACATGAGAATAAGGTCCGGCGACGACGTGATAGACTTGAGCAAGATGGGTCACGGCGCCTACGCGATAGAGCCCACCCCGGACTTGATAGACTTCATAGACGTGAACGCAGAGTATGTACTAGTAATAGAGAAGGACGCGGTCTTTCAGCAGCTCCACAGGATAAAGTTCTGGCAGAGGAACAACTGCATACTCATCAGCACCTCCGGCCAGCCGGACAGGGCGACCAGGAGGTTCATAAGGAGGTTAAACGAAGAGTTGGGCCTCCCGGTTTACGTCCTCACGGACGCCGACCCCTACGGGTGGTACATCTTCAGCGTGATAAGGTCAGGCAGCATAAACCTGAGCTTCGAGAGCGAGAGGCTCGCCACCCCGAACGCGAAGTTCCTCGGGGTCAGCATGAGCGACGTGTTCGAGAAGAACTGGCTGAGCCCGAAGGAGAGGAAGAACGTTATAATAGTTGCTAAGGACAGAGACATCAAGAGGGCCTACGAGATGATGAAGTACGAGTGGTTCAAGAACTCTCCGAAGTGGATGCACGAGCTCAAGCTGTTCTTAAAAGAGAAGAAGAAGCTAGAGATAGAGGCCCTAGCGGTTAAGGGCTTGAAGTTCCTCGCCGAAGTTTACTTGCCTCAGAAGATCCAGACGAAGGACTGGATCGAGTGA
- a CDS encoding NAD(P)H-hydrate dehydratase — translation MRAVELNSAALGFGEELMMENAGSWVARLAYPEGNSFLVLAGKGGKGGDGLVAARHLALMGRKVKVLLAHKRCELKEITLKQLKRAEDTGVEVIEEPEEADVIIDALLGTGARGAPRGRVRELIEWANGTESFKVSVDVPSGADPDGGCELCFEADLVVTVHKPKPVLKDMMDKVVVVEIGIPRKADTHAGPGDALLARRRGRKGQNGRVGVVGGSELYQGAPYLAGLAAFRSGADLVFVYSPVRMDFPELIWRDRRDLKEKLASDKVDVLLVGPGLGRDLETLRAALEYAEESKAKVVLDADALKLLPKVGAYFSGRAVLTPHLGEARALLGREVGDDLESRVRAAEEIAKTYGACVILKGKVDVVHCGDKGVLNETGNEWMTVGGTGDVLAGVTAAYLGRDEPWWAAKAAAYLNGRAGEACYEEEGHASPDCLIRAVPRLAKAVGAK, via the coding sequence ATGAGGGCGGTGGAGCTCAACTCCGCTGCCCTCGGGTTCGGCGAGGAGTTGATGATGGAGAACGCCGGCTCGTGGGTCGCCCGGCTCGCTTACCCGGAGGGCAACTCGTTCCTCGTCTTGGCCGGCAAGGGCGGCAAGGGCGGGGACGGCTTGGTCGCCGCTAGACACTTGGCCCTCATGGGCCGTAAGGTGAAAGTCCTCCTCGCGCACAAGAGGTGCGAACTCAAGGAAATAACCCTCAAACAGCTGAAGAGGGCAGAAGACACGGGAGTGGAGGTAATAGAGGAGCCCGAGGAGGCGGACGTGATAATAGACGCCTTGTTGGGCACGGGCGCGAGGGGGGCCCCGAGGGGGAGGGTGAGGGAGCTCATAGAGTGGGCCAACGGGACGGAATCCTTCAAAGTGTCCGTGGACGTCCCCTCCGGCGCGGACCCGGACGGCGGCTGCGAGCTCTGTTTCGAGGCGGACTTGGTGGTGACCGTGCACAAGCCCAAGCCCGTCCTGAAGGACATGATGGACAAAGTGGTAGTGGTGGAAATAGGAATACCGAGGAAGGCCGACACCCACGCCGGCCCCGGCGACGCGCTCTTGGCTAGGAGGAGGGGGAGGAAAGGTCAGAACGGAAGGGTCGGGGTGGTCGGGGGCTCAGAGCTCTACCAAGGGGCCCCCTACTTGGCCGGGCTGGCCGCCTTTAGGTCGGGAGCCGACCTAGTCTTCGTTTACTCCCCGGTACGCATGGACTTCCCCGAACTCATATGGAGGGACAGGAGGGACTTGAAAGAGAAGTTGGCCTCCGACAAGGTCGACGTGCTCTTGGTGGGCCCCGGCCTGGGGAGGGACTTAGAAACCTTGAGAGCGGCGCTTGAGTACGCAGAAGAGAGCAAAGCGAAGGTAGTCTTAGACGCGGACGCGCTTAAGCTCTTGCCGAAGGTGGGAGCTTACTTCTCCGGGAGGGCCGTGTTGACCCCCCACTTGGGTGAGGCGAGGGCCCTTTTGGGGAGGGAGGTGGGCGACGACTTGGAGTCCAGGGTTAGGGCGGCGGAGGAAATAGCGAAAACTTACGGGGCTTGTGTTATCCTCAAGGGTAAGGTAGACGTAGTGCACTGCGGGGACAAGGGGGTCTTGAACGAGACCGGGAACGAGTGGATGACCGTGGGCGGCACCGGGGACGTGCTCGCGGGGGTGACGGCTGCCTACTTGGGGAGGGACGAACCTTGGTGGGCCGCCAAGGCGGCGGCGTACTTGAACGGGAGGGCCGGCGAGGCTTGCTACGAGGAGGAGGGCCACGCGTCTCCGGACTGCCTAATACGCGCCGTCCCGAGGCTGGCCAAGGCGGTGGGCGCCAAGTAA
- a CDS encoding 3-hydroxyacyl-CoA dehydrogenase/enoyl-CoA hydratase family protein, whose translation MRKVLVVGAGVMGHGIAQVAAMSGLNVRMIDIKQEFLDRAMERIKESLEKLYAKGKLKEPPEEVLKRIETMVANPDDESSYAEAAKDVDFVIEAVPEKLELKRAVFSVLDKYAPPHAILASNTSSIPITEIAKATKRPDKVVGMHFFNPPVILKLVEVVRGKETSDETVKITVELAKKMGKVPIVVNKDVPGFIVNRIMARFLNEGCWLVERGVYTKEQVDAALRYKLNFPMGAFELADYVGLDVLVHLMEAMKERGMNLTICPLFKKLLEEGKLGVKSGEGFYKYPAPGKFKKPVVKASAAEGVDYISIVDTAVNEGAWLVENGVAGPEEVDTATVLGLNLPMGILKLGDSLGLDNVLDSINEKKEKYGLEDYRPVQLLENMVKEGKCGVKCGKGFYEYEVSEEDLGEIKVRREGEALWIILNRPKQRNALTPEMLLKMAEVAQKACEDEGVRAIVLYGGDVFSAGFDLTVMKDVDPTKAPETVARPFKKLALALEGCPKPVIAYITGYALGGGLEVAMMADLRLATEDSLLGQPEINVGIMPGGGGTQRLPRLVGLGRAMQLVLLGDPIDAVEAEKWGLVNWAVPKRIADSEVRLLVKKLSSKPKEALALAKKAVRVAQEVPLIDGLEMEAEAFARALATENAKEGIAAFLEKRKPNFK comes from the coding sequence GTGAGGAAGGTCTTGGTCGTCGGAGCCGGTGTCATGGGCCACGGAATAGCCCAAGTGGCCGCGATGAGCGGCTTGAACGTCAGGATGATAGACATTAAACAAGAGTTCTTGGACAGAGCTATGGAAAGGATAAAGGAGAGCTTAGAGAAGTTGTACGCCAAGGGGAAGTTGAAGGAACCGCCGGAGGAGGTGCTAAAAAGGATAGAAACTATGGTGGCCAACCCGGACGACGAGAGCAGCTACGCAGAGGCCGCTAAGGACGTGGACTTCGTCATAGAGGCCGTCCCGGAGAAGCTGGAGCTCAAGAGGGCCGTGTTCAGCGTCCTCGACAAGTACGCCCCTCCCCACGCCATCCTAGCATCTAACACCTCCTCCATACCGATAACGGAGATCGCAAAGGCGACCAAGAGGCCCGACAAAGTTGTGGGGATGCACTTCTTCAACCCGCCGGTCATACTAAAGCTCGTCGAGGTGGTGAGGGGCAAAGAGACCAGCGACGAGACCGTGAAAATTACCGTTGAATTAGCTAAGAAAATGGGGAAGGTACCAATAGTAGTAAACAAGGACGTACCTGGCTTCATAGTGAACAGGATAATGGCCCGGTTCTTGAACGAGGGATGCTGGCTGGTGGAGAGGGGCGTTTACACTAAGGAGCAGGTGGACGCGGCGCTGCGCTACAAGCTCAACTTCCCCATGGGCGCCTTCGAGCTAGCCGACTACGTGGGCTTGGACGTGTTGGTACACTTGATGGAGGCCATGAAGGAGAGGGGGATGAACCTCACCATCTGCCCGCTCTTCAAGAAGCTCTTGGAAGAGGGCAAGCTCGGAGTGAAGAGCGGGGAGGGCTTCTACAAGTACCCTGCCCCGGGTAAGTTCAAGAAGCCCGTCGTCAAGGCCTCAGCCGCCGAGGGTGTGGACTACATCTCCATAGTGGACACGGCCGTGAACGAGGGAGCTTGGCTTGTGGAGAACGGGGTGGCCGGGCCGGAGGAGGTGGACACCGCCACAGTCTTGGGGCTGAACTTGCCTATGGGTATACTTAAGTTAGGCGACAGCTTGGGCTTGGACAACGTGTTGGACTCAATAAACGAGAAGAAGGAAAAGTACGGCTTGGAGGACTACCGCCCGGTGCAGCTACTCGAGAACATGGTGAAGGAAGGCAAGTGCGGGGTCAAGTGCGGGAAGGGCTTCTACGAGTACGAGGTGAGCGAGGAGGACTTGGGCGAGATAAAGGTTAGGAGGGAGGGCGAGGCCCTTTGGATAATACTGAACAGGCCGAAGCAGAGGAACGCCCTCACGCCGGAGATGTTGCTGAAGATGGCCGAGGTCGCCCAGAAGGCTTGTGAGGACGAGGGGGTGAGGGCGATAGTGCTCTACGGAGGAGACGTCTTCAGCGCCGGCTTCGACTTGACGGTCATGAAGGATGTCGACCCGACCAAGGCCCCGGAGACTGTGGCGAGACCGTTCAAGAAGCTCGCGCTCGCCCTCGAGGGCTGTCCGAAGCCGGTGATCGCTTACATCACCGGCTACGCGCTTGGCGGAGGCTTGGAAGTGGCCATGATGGCCGACTTGAGGCTGGCCACCGAAGACTCCCTCTTGGGTCAGCCTGAGATAAACGTAGGCATAATGCCGGGGGGAGGGGGCACCCAGAGGCTCCCCAGGCTGGTGGGCTTGGGGAGGGCCATGCAGCTAGTCCTCTTAGGAGACCCCATAGACGCCGTAGAGGCCGAGAAGTGGGGCTTGGTCAACTGGGCGGTGCCGAAGAGGATAGCCGACTCGGAGGTGAGGCTGCTAGTTAAGAAGTTGTCCTCCAAGCCCAAGGAGGCGCTGGCGCTGGCCAAGAAGGCCGTGAGGGTGGCCCAGGAGGTTCCCTTGATAGACGGGCTGGAGATGGAGGCCGAAGCGTTCGCGAGGGCGTTGGCCACAGAGAACGCCAAGGAGGGCATAGCGGCCTTCTTGGAGAAGAGGAAACCAAACTTTAAGTAG
- the rsmA gene encoding 16S rRNA (adenine(1518)-N(6)/adenine(1519)-N(6))-dimethyltransferase RsmA: protein MLKWTKAKLAELGIRPSKKMGQNFTVNPKIIEFFLSEVPSGEVVIEIGAGLGALTAPLSKVSKKVIAIEKDLRLCNYLKSLNLENVEVVCGDALELELDAPVVVGSLPYSISGPLLAKLFTEGRWNKGVFLLQKEVAERLVAEPGTKEYGRLTVLASLCCEARLGPVWGPESFYPKPEVLSRHVILIKKRSVPKEFSEFLACVFSQRNKKARKVLPSCGARWEGEERVRELPPESLWEAWEER, encoded by the coding sequence TTGCTGAAGTGGACAAAGGCCAAGCTCGCCGAGCTCGGTATAAGGCCCAGCAAGAAGATGGGGCAGAACTTCACGGTAAACCCCAAAATAATAGAGTTCTTCTTGAGCGAGGTCCCCTCGGGGGAAGTTGTAATAGAAATAGGGGCCGGCCTCGGGGCCCTCACGGCCCCGCTCTCCAAAGTTTCTAAGAAGGTAATTGCAATAGAGAAGGATCTCAGGTTGTGTAACTATTTGAAATCCTTAAACTTGGAGAACGTGGAGGTCGTATGCGGCGACGCGTTAGAGCTGGAGCTCGACGCTCCGGTCGTAGTGGGCTCCCTCCCTTATAGCATAAGCGGGCCCCTCCTCGCGAAGCTCTTCACAGAAGGTCGGTGGAACAAGGGGGTGTTCCTCCTTCAGAAGGAGGTCGCGGAGAGGCTGGTCGCCGAGCCCGGGACGAAGGAGTACGGGAGGCTAACCGTGTTGGCCTCCTTGTGCTGCGAGGCCCGCTTGGGCCCGGTGTGGGGCCCGGAGTCCTTTTACCCCAAGCCGGAGGTCCTAAGCCGCCACGTAATATTAATTAAAAAGAGGTCCGTCCCGAAGGAGTTCTCAGAATTCTTGGCGTGCGTCTTCTCGCAGAGGAACAAGAAGGCCCGTAAGGTCTTGCCCTCTTGCGGCGCCCGCTGGGAGGGGGAAGAGAGGGTGAGGGAGCTCCCTCCCGAGAGCTTGTGGGAGGCTTGGGAGGAGCGTTAG
- a CDS encoding DUF655 domain-containing protein, giving the protein MRGTRGRRRERPREGRVLDFLPSGRPLDAHPEHRNKPFIQAIEEHKFKLLEFNAKFGSAFNIGEKVSFTPLDERLLNRFYYISYEELTSVAQSSLPEVIKGIILENEKLFVDFFNLSGPITVKLHALELLPGVGRKMLEEILEARKNKPFESFEDLAKRTHLKHPVDVLVERIIKEIKGEEKYYLFVEPPKPGYTYLNYLGRLRRAARG; this is encoded by the coding sequence TTGCGCGGAACAAGAGGTAGGAGGAGGGAAAGGCCGAGGGAGGGGAGGGTGCTCGACTTCCTCCCCTCGGGGCGCCCGCTGGACGCGCACCCGGAGCACCGCAACAAGCCGTTCATACAAGCGATAGAAGAGCACAAGTTCAAGCTGCTCGAGTTCAACGCGAAGTTCGGGAGCGCGTTCAACATAGGGGAGAAGGTCTCCTTCACCCCGCTCGACGAGAGGCTCCTCAACCGGTTCTATTACATTAGCTACGAGGAGCTCACCTCCGTCGCCCAGAGCAGCTTGCCAGAGGTAATAAAGGGCATAATACTCGAAAATGAGAAGTTGTTCGTAGACTTCTTCAACTTGTCCGGCCCCATAACGGTCAAGCTCCACGCGTTGGAGCTCTTGCCCGGCGTAGGTAGAAAGATGTTAGAGGAGATACTGGAGGCTAGGAAGAACAAACCGTTCGAGAGCTTCGAGGACTTGGCGAAGAGGACGCACTTGAAGCACCCGGTGGACGTGTTGGTCGAGAGGATAATAAAGGAGATAAAAGGAGAGGAGAAGTACTACTTGTTCGTAGAGCCCCCGAAGCCGGGCTATACCTACTTGAACTACTTGGGGAGGCTGCGAAGGGCGGCGAGGGGTTAG
- a CDS encoding preprotein translocase subunit Sec61beta, producing MARKRRKGGEGLVTAIGLVRFYEEVEEKIKVPPEAVIGAAFALSIMTIALDLLLKAAR from the coding sequence GTGGCTAGGAAGAGGAGGAAGGGAGGCGAGGGCCTAGTCACCGCTATAGGGCTGGTCAGGTTTTACGAGGAGGTTGAGGAGAAGATAAAGGTCCCGCCCGAGGCCGTAATAGGGGCGGCCTTCGCCCTCTCAATAATGACCATCGCCTTGGACTTGTTGCTCAAGGCGGCCCGATGA
- a CDS encoding ERCC4 domain-containing protein: protein MLRVYADERERRSGVPEILAKKYGVIVTFKNMPVADYAVSDRVGIERKSVSDFLKSLADGRLFNQARRLKEVYQKPFIIVEGKWDWVEKAERTSKAASPALASLVYDFGIGIIYTLTKEDTARVIKFLAEREQGENKRRVPVKLQGKPPIGDVRQWQLFLVQCLPGVGPKLAEKLLERFGSVRAVFNASVAELSKVEGLGTNKAQEIVKVLTAPWKIRKDKEGLEKFIKKEDS, encoded by the coding sequence ATGCTGAGGGTATACGCGGACGAGAGGGAGAGGAGGAGCGGGGTCCCGGAGATACTGGCGAAGAAGTACGGCGTGATAGTCACTTTCAAGAACATGCCGGTGGCGGATTATGCGGTCTCCGACAGGGTGGGGATAGAGAGGAAGAGCGTGAGCGACTTCCTCAAGAGCTTGGCGGACGGGAGGCTCTTCAACCAAGCGAGGAGGCTCAAGGAGGTTTACCAGAAACCCTTCATAATTGTGGAGGGGAAGTGGGACTGGGTGGAGAAGGCAGAGAGGACCTCCAAGGCTGCCTCCCCCGCTCTGGCCTCCTTGGTCTACGACTTCGGTATAGGGATAATTTACACCCTTACGAAGGAGGACACTGCGAGGGTGATCAAGTTCTTGGCCGAGAGGGAGCAAGGGGAGAACAAGAGGAGGGTCCCAGTAAAGCTCCAAGGGAAGCCCCCGATAGGGGACGTGAGGCAGTGGCAGCTGTTCTTGGTCCAGTGCCTCCCCGGGGTGGGTCCCAAGCTTGCGGAAAAGCTCTTGGAGAGGTTCGGGAGCGTGAGGGCGGTCTTCAACGCCTCAGTGGCGGAGCTGAGCAAGGTGGAAGGCTTGGGGACCAACAAGGCCCAAGAGATAGTTAAGGTGCTGACCGCCCCCTGGAAGATAAGGAAGGACAAGGAAGGCCTAGAAAAGTTCATTAAGAAAGAGGACTCTTAG
- a CDS encoding NADP-dependent isocitrate dehydrogenase codes for MEEYKFEKIRPPEEGKFIEVKDGKLVVPDNPIVPYIEGDGIGPEVIGAARRIVDAAVEVAYGSKRRVVWWKVYAGIEAEPVYGTMLPQDTLNAIKAAKVALKGPMTTPIGSGWRSVNVALRQLLDLYANIRPVKYIKGIPAPHKYADKVDIVIFRENTEDVYAGIEWKYDSPEAEKVREFLKREFNIELRPDTGIGLKPISRFATRRIMRKALEWAIKYGRKRVTVMHKGNIMKYTEGYFKIWAFELAKEEFGDKVVFEEELQGAEVPEGKILVNDRIADNMFNQIITRPWDYDIIVTPNLNGDYLSDAAAALVGGLGVAPGANVGDYVGMFEPIHGSAPKYAGKNVANPTAATLSAAMMLDHIGWSEAAELVRKAIEETIASGKVTQDIARHLGIKPLTTTEFTEAVIENVKRLGGKG; via the coding sequence GTGGAGGAGTACAAGTTCGAGAAGATCAGGCCGCCCGAGGAGGGGAAGTTCATAGAGGTCAAGGACGGAAAGCTCGTGGTCCCGGACAACCCGATAGTGCCCTACATAGAGGGGGACGGCATAGGGCCGGAAGTGATAGGGGCGGCTAGGAGGATAGTGGACGCCGCGGTGGAGGTGGCTTACGGTAGCAAGAGGAGGGTGGTCTGGTGGAAGGTCTACGCCGGGATAGAGGCGGAGCCCGTTTACGGTACCATGCTCCCCCAAGACACCTTGAACGCAATTAAGGCGGCGAAGGTGGCCCTCAAAGGCCCCATGACCACCCCCATAGGCTCCGGGTGGAGGAGCGTCAACGTCGCCTTGAGGCAGCTCCTAGACCTGTACGCGAACATCAGGCCGGTGAAGTACATCAAGGGGATACCCGCACCTCACAAGTACGCGGACAAGGTGGACATAGTGATATTTAGAGAGAACACCGAGGACGTTTACGCCGGGATAGAGTGGAAGTACGACAGCCCGGAGGCCGAGAAGGTGAGGGAGTTCCTCAAGAGGGAGTTCAACATAGAGCTCAGGCCGGACACCGGGATAGGGTTGAAGCCCATCTCTCGCTTCGCTACGAGGAGAATAATGAGGAAGGCTCTGGAGTGGGCGATAAAGTACGGGAGGAAGAGGGTAACTGTGATGCACAAAGGTAACATAATGAAGTACACCGAAGGTTACTTCAAGATATGGGCCTTCGAGCTGGCCAAGGAGGAGTTCGGAGACAAAGTGGTCTTCGAGGAAGAGCTCCAAGGCGCCGAGGTCCCCGAAGGGAAGATCTTGGTTAATGACAGGATAGCAGACAACATGTTCAACCAAATAATAACGAGGCCTTGGGACTACGACATAATAGTTACTCCCAACCTCAACGGCGACTACTTGAGCGACGCCGCTGCCGCCTTGGTCGGCGGGCTGGGCGTGGCCCCCGGGGCCAACGTGGGGGACTACGTGGGCATGTTCGAGCCCATCCACGGCTCCGCCCCCAAGTACGCGGGCAAGAACGTAGCCAACCCCACCGCGGCTACCTTGAGCGCCGCCATGATGTTGGACCACATAGGCTGGTCCGAGGCCGCGGAGCTGGTGAGGAAAGCTATAGAAGAAACCATAGCCTCCGGCAAGGTGACCCAAGACATAGCTAGGCACTTAGGCATAAAGCCCCTGACCACCACGGAGTTCACGGAAGCGGTCATAGAGAACGTCAAGAGGTTGGGTGGAAAGGGTTGA
- a CDS encoding nucleoside-triphosphatase produces MWCLAITGPPGAGKSTLARKVVEELKKAGLKVCGTSCPDVREGGRRVGFLIVDVEDGSRAWLARVDCEGPRVGRYKLCPGAEEVGVRALSKDCDVYLIDEIGPMELKLPKLREAMLRVVSGNKPFVAVYHARLRDEEFLRALSRCHKIFVTKDTREEAWKEALEALSSFSP; encoded by the coding sequence GTGTGGTGCTTGGCCATAACCGGCCCTCCGGGCGCGGGGAAGAGCACCTTGGCTAGGAAGGTAGTGGAGGAGCTCAAGAAGGCCGGCCTCAAGGTCTGCGGCACCTCTTGCCCGGACGTCCGCGAGGGGGGCAGAAGGGTGGGCTTCTTGATAGTCGACGTGGAGGACGGCTCGAGGGCGTGGCTGGCGAGGGTGGACTGCGAGGGGCCGAGGGTAGGGAGGTACAAGCTCTGCCCCGGAGCGGAGGAGGTCGGGGTGAGGGCGCTCTCCAAGGACTGCGACGTATATCTGATAGACGAGATCGGTCCCATGGAGCTTAAGCTCCCAAAGCTAAGGGAGGCCATGCTGAGGGTAGTTAGCGGGAACAAGCCCTTCGTGGCGGTCTACCACGCGAGGCTGAGGGACGAGGAGTTCTTGAGGGCGCTCTCCAGATGCCATAAAATATTCGTTACGAAGGACACGAGGGAAGAGGCTTGGAAGGAGGCCTTGGAGGCGCTCTCCTCCTTCTCGCCCTAG
- a CDS encoding DUF433 domain-containing protein — MSEAEDRIVVNPKVMGGKPIIKGTRIPVYFILELLSNGWSIDDILREYPHLSREDVLAAIKYAAKVLREKVIVKA, encoded by the coding sequence TTGTCTGAAGCCGAAGATAGAATAGTCGTCAATCCTAAAGTTATGGGAGGCAAACCAATAATAAAGGGAACTAGAATTCCTGTGTACTTCATCTTGGAGTTATTATCTAATGGCTGGAGCATAGATGACATCTTGAGAGAGTATCCTCACCTCTCGCGAGAAGATGTGCTGGCAGCTATCAAGTACGCTGCCAAGGTTTTGAGGGAGAAAGTTATTGTCAAAGCCTAG
- a CDS encoding DUF5615 family PIN-like protein: protein MSKPRLLADENIPRTAIVTLREKGYDVVSVWELSPGISDEEVVELAIKERRIIVTFDKDFGRIARLNPNLNPNTTGVILLRIPPLNPIYVAERILSVLERIENPYGKLIIVKKGAIKTITLHQ, encoded by the coding sequence TTGTCAAAGCCTAGACTTCTAGCAGACGAAAATATTCCTCGAACAGCTATCGTTACACTTAGAGAAAAAGGATATGACGTGGTCTCGGTCTGGGAGCTTAGTCCGGGCATAAGCGACGAAGAAGTTGTAGAGCTGGCTATAAAGGAGAGGAGAATTATAGTAACGTTTGACAAAGACTTTGGAAGAATAGCACGTTTAAATCCTAATTTGAATCCCAATACCACAGGAGTGATCCTACTAAGAATACCACCATTAAATCCCATATACGTAGCCGAAAGAATACTCTCAGTATTGGAAAGAATAGAAAATCCGTACGGTAAGTTAATCATAGTCAAAAAGGGGGCAATAAAAACAATCACATTACACCAATAG